The DNA window GGCCTGGAGTACGAGCGCCCGGTCGGTGACGCCGAGCGGCGGGTGGTGATCGTGGTGCGGCCGACGCACACCACCAGCCAGTAGGCGGGCGGGCGGGTGAGCGGTGGGCGGTCCCGCCGGCGGGCGATCATCCCGTGCGGGGCCGCGTATCCTGCCCCGGTGACCACTGCCGCCACCCTCACTCCCCAGGCCCGCCATGTCACGGCCCCCCGCTCGTGGAGTCCGTGGTGGATGGCGTTGCTCGCCACCGCCGCGGCGTTCTCGGGCACGGGCTCCGCCACGCTGAACGGCGACGAGCTCGCCACGCTCAGCGCCGCCCGGCGTTCGCTCGCGGGCATGTGGGAGCTGGCGCTCAACATCGACGGTCATTTCCTGCCGTACTACCTGTTCATGCACGTCTGGACGATGGCCGGCACGGCGGAGCTGTGGCTGCGGCTGCCGTCGGCGCTGGCGATCGGCGTGGCGGCCTGGCTGCTGGCGGACCTGGGCCGCCGGCTGCACTCGGTCAGGGCGGGGGTGTTCGCCGCGGCGGTCTTCGCGGTCCTGCCGTCCGTCTCCTATTTCGGCGCTTTCGCCAGGTCGTACGCGTTCGCGGCGGCCGCGGCGGTGCTGTCCTTCTGGGCGCTGCACCGGGCGCTCGAACGGCCCGCGGCGGCCCGACGGTGGGTGCTGTACGGGGTGGCGGTCGCGCTGGTGTGCTCGACGCACCTGTTCGCGGTCCTGGTGCTCCCGGCGCAGCTCGCGCTGGCCCGGCGCGGGGCCGTGACGCGCATGCTGGGCGCGCTCGCGCTGGGCGGTGTCCCGGCGGTGGTGCTGGGGCTGATCGGGTTCGGCGAGCGGCACGCGATCAGCTGGATCCCGCAGCGCGGGCCGGAGGTGTGGCTGAAGTTCCCGAAGATGGCGGCGGGGACGAACGCGTTCGGGGTGCTGCTGTTCGCGGTGGCGGTGGCCGGGGCCGTCCACCTGTACGCCCGGCGGCAGGAGCGGGCGTGGGCCCTGGCGCTGGCGGGGTGGCTGGTGCTGCCGCCGCTGCTCCTCCTCGCGGTCTCGCACCTGGTGACGCCCGTGTACGTGGACCGCTACCTGTTCGTGACCGCGCCCGCGCTGGCGCTGCTCGCGGGCCTGGCGGTGGCGGCGGTCCCCCGGTTTTCCGTGGCGGCCGGGGTGGCGGTCGTGGTGCTCGGGTGCGCGCTGTCGTTCCCGGACCATGTGGACGTCCGGGAGGAGAACGGGCGCTTCGAGAACATCCCGTGGGCGCTGCGCGTGATCAGGGCCGAGCGGGACGACGCGATCGTGTACGGCCAGAGCCAGCTCCGCACCGGCTTCGACTACTACGCGGACTCGCTCATGCCGGTGGACGTGCTCCGCTCCGGCGACGAGCCCTCCCCCAGCGGGTTCGGCTATCCCGAGCGGGCGGACGTGGCCGCGGCGCTCGACGGCCGCGAACGGGTGTGGGTGGTGTGGCGCGGCAGCAAGCAGTCGGGCCTGGAGGGGGACGCCGTGCCGCGGGTGGCGGAGGTCGAGCGGGCGGGGTTCGGGCTGAGCCTGGCCAAGCACTCGGCCGAGCTGCCTGGGCTCACGGTGGCGTTGTTCACCCGCCAGCGGCCCGCCGACAACCCATGAACGAAACGGGCCCCTCCGTACGGGGAGGAGCCCGCGGTCGTCGTCGCGGTCAGCCGACCTCGACGCCGCCGATCGACTTCTTGCCGCGCCGCAGCACCATGAACCGCCCGTGCAGCAGGTCCTCGGCCCCCGGCACGTACGCCTCGTCCGTGATCTTGACGTTGTTGAGGTAGGCCCCGCCCTCCTTGACCGCCCGCCGGGCCGCCGACTTGGACTCGACCAGCCCGCTGTCGGCCAGCAGGTCGACGAAGGTCGCCCCGAGCGCGGGCACCACGGCCTTCGGCACCTCGGCCAGCGCCGCGCCGAGGGTGGAGGCGGGCAGCTCCTCCAGCGTGCCCTGGCCGAACAGCGCCTTGGACGCGGCCACGACGGCGTCGAGCTCCTGCTTGCCGTGCAGCAGCTCGGTGAGCTCCTCGGCCAGCGCCCGCTGCGCCTCGCGGGCGAAGGGCCGCTCGGCGACGGCCTTCTCCAGCGCCTCGATCTCCTCGCGTCCGCGGAAGGTGAACACCTTGAGGTAGTGGATCACGTCGCGGTCGTCGGAGTTGAGGAAGTACTGGTAGAAGGCGTACGGCGAGGTCATCTCGGGGTCGAGCCAGAGCGCGCCGCCGGCGGTCTTGCCGAACTTGGTGCCGTCGGCC is part of the Nonomuraea coxensis DSM 45129 genome and encodes:
- a CDS encoding glycosyltransferase family 39 protein, which translates into the protein MTTAATLTPQARHVTAPRSWSPWWMALLATAAAFSGTGSATLNGDELATLSAARRSLAGMWELALNIDGHFLPYYLFMHVWTMAGTAELWLRLPSALAIGVAAWLLADLGRRLHSVRAGVFAAAVFAVLPSVSYFGAFARSYAFAAAAAVLSFWALHRALERPAAARRWVLYGVAVALVCSTHLFAVLVLPAQLALARRGAVTRMLGALALGGVPAVVLGLIGFGERHAISWIPQRGPEVWLKFPKMAAGTNAFGVLLFAVAVAGAVHLYARRQERAWALALAGWLVLPPLLLLAVSHLVTPVYVDRYLFVTAPALALLAGLAVAAVPRFSVAAGVAVVVLGCALSFPDHVDVREENGRFENIPWALRVIRAERDDAIVYGQSQLRTGFDYYADSLMPVDVLRSGDEPSPSGFGYPERADVAAALDGRERVWVVWRGSKQSGLEGDAVPRVAEVERAGFGLSLAKHSAELPGLTVALFTRQRPADNP